The following are encoded together in the Flavobacterium sp. TR2 genome:
- a CDS encoding exodeoxyribonuclease III yields the protein MKIISYNVNGIRAAINKGFIEWLQQANPDVICLQEIKATQDQIPVDDITAAGYPFQYYYPATKKGYSGVAILSKTKPNNIVYGTGIHHMDFEGRNLRADFDDVSVMSLYLPSGTNIERLDHKFMFMDDFQNYINELKLTIPNLIICGDYNICHEAIDIHDPVRNKTVSGFLPAERAWLDAFMKSGFIDSFRHFNKEPHHYSWWSYRAGARGNNKGWRIDYNLVSNVLESRLKRAVILPDAMHSDHCPILVEID from the coding sequence ATGAAAATAATTTCTTATAATGTAAACGGAATTAGAGCGGCAATAAACAAAGGGTTTATCGAGTGGCTGCAACAAGCAAATCCTGATGTAATATGCCTTCAGGAAATAAAAGCGACACAAGATCAAATTCCAGTTGATGATATTACGGCAGCCGGCTATCCGTTTCAATATTACTATCCTGCAACCAAAAAAGGGTACAGTGGAGTAGCGATTCTTTCTAAAACGAAACCGAATAATATTGTTTACGGAACAGGAATTCACCATATGGATTTTGAAGGCAGAAATCTTCGTGCCGATTTTGATGATGTTTCTGTAATGAGTCTGTATCTTCCATCTGGTACAAACATTGAAAGACTGGATCATAAATTCATGTTTATGGATGATTTTCAGAATTACATTAACGAATTGAAACTTACGATTCCAAATCTAATTATCTGCGGAGATTATAATATTTGTCACGAAGCGATAGACATTCATGATCCGGTTCGCAATAAAACCGTTTCTGGTTTTCTTCCGGCAGAACGCGCTTGGCTAGATGCATTTATGAAGTCTGGGTTTATTGATAGTTTCCGTCATTTCAACAAAGAACCGCACCATTATTCTTGGTGGAGTTACCGCGCAGGAGCAAGAGGAAATAATAAAGGCTGGCGTATCGATTACAATTTGGTGAGCAATGTGTTAGAAAGCAGACTAAAAAGAGCTGTTATACTTCCAGACGCTATGCATTCAGATCATTGTCCTATTTTAGTCGAGATCGATTA
- a CDS encoding lysophospholipid acyltransferase family protein — protein MGLVTAKEVAKAINVEKYGVFGTFSGWILMKVLKISTLNKIYDRNKHLEDLDFLNGILDEMEIKFEIPEEDLKRLPKDGAYITISNHPLGGIDGILLLKLMLEREPNFKIIANFLLHRIVPMKKYIMPVNPFENHKDAKSSVIGIKETLRHLSDGKPLGIFPAGEVSTYKDGKLVVDKPWEEGALKLIRKAKVPVVPIYFHAKNSKLFYWLSKIDDTLRTAKLPSELLTQKDRVIKVRIGKPISVSEQNEIESFEEYSEFLRKKTYMLANPFEKDTKLIDTASLKIPKAPKKIVTPANESKLIDEVQALRDSDSRFLQSKNYEVFFASAKEIPNILHEIGRLREITFREVGEGTNESIDIDEYDQYYHHMFLWDDETKKIAGAYRMGLGSEIYPKYGIEGFYLTDLFRFEPELHDMMHKSIEMGRAFIVKEYQQKPMPLFLLWKGIIHTTLRHPEHKYLVGGVSISNQFSDFSKSLMIEFMKSNYYDPYIAQYIHPKKAYKVKLKDADKDFIFDEAESDLNKFDKIIDELEPGNLRLPVLIKKYIKQNARVVAFNVDPLFNNAIDGLMYIRIADIPESTMKPVIEEFQIELEKKLSEKED, from the coding sequence ATGGGTTTAGTTACCGCGAAAGAAGTTGCAAAAGCAATAAATGTTGAAAAGTACGGAGTTTTCGGTACCTTTTCTGGCTGGATTCTTATGAAGGTTCTTAAGATCTCGACCCTTAATAAAATTTACGATCGCAATAAACATTTGGAAGACCTTGACTTTTTGAATGGAATTTTGGACGAAATGGAAATTAAGTTCGAAATCCCAGAAGAAGATTTAAAGCGTCTGCCAAAAGATGGTGCGTACATTACCATTTCTAATCATCCGCTTGGAGGAATTGACGGAATTTTGCTTTTGAAACTGATGCTTGAAAGAGAGCCAAATTTCAAAATCATTGCCAATTTCTTATTACATAGAATTGTTCCGATGAAAAAATACATTATGCCGGTTAATCCTTTTGAAAACCATAAGGATGCAAAATCGAGCGTAATTGGCATTAAAGAAACTTTACGCCATTTGAGTGACGGCAAGCCTTTAGGAATTTTTCCTGCAGGTGAAGTTTCGACTTACAAAGACGGTAAATTAGTAGTAGACAAACCTTGGGAAGAAGGTGCTCTGAAATTGATCAGAAAAGCTAAAGTTCCTGTTGTTCCCATTTACTTTCATGCCAAAAACAGTAAATTATTCTACTGGCTTTCTAAGATTGACGACACTTTGCGCACTGCAAAACTTCCGTCTGAATTGCTTACGCAGAAAGATCGTGTAATTAAAGTTCGTATCGGAAAACCAATCTCTGTAAGTGAACAGAACGAAATTGAATCTTTTGAAGAATATTCAGAATTCTTAAGAAAGAAAACCTATATGCTTGCCAATCCGTTTGAGAAAGACACCAAACTGATCGATACAGCGAGCTTAAAAATACCTAAAGCTCCTAAGAAAATAGTTACTCCTGCAAACGAGTCAAAACTAATAGACGAAGTTCAAGCATTGCGTGACAGCGACAGCCGATTTTTACAGAGCAAAAACTATGAGGTTTTCTTTGCAAGTGCAAAAGAAATTCCGAACATTTTGCACGAAATAGGCCGTTTGCGCGAAATCACGTTCCGTGAAGTTGGCGAGGGAACAAACGAATCTATTGATATTGACGAATACGATCAGTACTATCACCATATGTTTTTATGGGACGATGAAACTAAAAAGATCGCAGGGGCATACCGTATGGGATTAGGTTCTGAAATTTATCCAAAATACGGAATTGAAGGCTTTTACCTGACCGATCTTTTCAGATTCGAACCAGAACTGCATGATATGATGCACAAGTCGATCGAAATGGGGCGCGCTTTTATCGTGAAAGAATATCAGCAAAAACCGATGCCTTTATTCTTGTTGTGGAAAGGTATTATCCATACTACTTTGCGTCATCCTGAACACAAATATTTGGTTGGAGGCGTAAGCATCAGCAATCAGTTTTCAGATTTCTCTAAATCATTGATGATTGAGTTTATGAAATCTAACTATTACGACCCATATATTGCGCAATACATACACCCGAAAAAGGCTTACAAAGTAAAACTGAAAGATGCCGATAAAGATTTCATTTTTGACGAAGCAGAGTCTGATTTGAATAAGTTTGATAAAATCATTGACGAATTGGAACCTGGAAACTTACGTCTGCCAGTTTTAATTAAGAAATACATCAAGCAGAATGCGCGAGTGGTCGCTTTCAACGTTGACCCGTTATTCAACAATGCCATTGATGGTTTAATGTACATTCGAATTGCAGACATTCCAGAAAGCACGATGAAACCCGTAATTGAAGAGTTTCAGATTGAACTGGAAAAGAAATTATCTGAGAAAGAAGATTAA
- a CDS encoding TM2 domain-containing protein — METTKPESWNTPSQPKQENKKVLAGLMGILFGSLGIHKFVLGYTQEGIIQIVISVVTCGIGSIIGFIEGIIYLTKSDEEFYQTYQVGKKGWF, encoded by the coding sequence ATGGAAACTACAAAACCAGAAAGCTGGAATACTCCTTCTCAGCCAAAACAGGAGAACAAAAAAGTATTAGCAGGACTTATGGGTATTCTTTTTGGATCTTTAGGGATTCATAAATTTGTCTTAGGTTATACTCAAGAAGGAATTATACAAATCGTAATTAGTGTAGTTACTTGCGGAATTGGAAGTATTATCGGATTCATTGAAGGAATTATCTACTTGACAAAATCAGACGAAGAGTTTTACCAAACATACCAAGTTGGTAAAAAAGGCTGGTTCTAA
- a CDS encoding DUF805 domain-containing protein has product MIEWYKIAMFENYANFSGRARRSEYWYFRLATTLIFFVFIFLAVIASILGGVTLGLPIAIGLFVLYAIASIIPSLAVTVRRMHDLGKSGWNILISCIPLVGPIWFLVLLATEGEQGENYYGPDPKSTIEEIDEIGINN; this is encoded by the coding sequence ATGATTGAATGGTATAAAATTGCCATGTTTGAGAACTATGCAAATTTTAGCGGCAGGGCTAGAAGAAGTGAGTATTGGTATTTCCGTCTTGCAACAACATTAATCTTTTTTGTATTTATTTTTTTAGCGGTCATAGCTTCAATACTTGGAGGCGTAACTTTAGGTCTTCCAATTGCAATAGGATTGTTTGTTCTTTATGCGATTGCTTCTATAATCCCTTCGTTAGCAGTAACGGTGCGAAGAATGCATGATTTAGGCAAAAGCGGTTGGAATATTTTAATTTCTTGCATTCCGCTAGTAGGTCCTATCTGGTTTTTGGTTTTATTGGCTACTGAAGGAGAACAGGGAGAAAACTATTACGGTCCAGATCCTAAAAGTACGATTGAAGAAATTGATGAAATAGGAATTAATAATTAA
- a CDS encoding 2-hydroxyacid dehydrogenase, with translation MSVKILHIDSNNPILWNQLEEAGFENHADFKSSKEEIEAKIQEYNGIVIRSRFKIDKAFLDKATKLQFIARVGAGLESIDCEYASARGIHLIAAPEGNRNAVAEHSLGVILSLFNNLNQADAEVKAGHWNRESNRGHELDLKTVGIIGYGNMGKAFAKKLRGFDTEVLCYDILDNVGDENARQVSLEELREKTDVLSLHLPWTPETDKMVNKSFINAFKKPFWIINTSRGKNIVTADLVEAMKEKKVLGAGLDVLEYEKLSFETLFQENNTPEALQYLMEAKNVLLTPHIAGWTFESHERLAQVIVDKIKAVYGKI, from the coding sequence ATGAGTGTAAAAATTCTTCATATCGATAGTAATAATCCAATTCTTTGGAATCAATTGGAAGAAGCCGGTTTTGAAAACCACGCCGATTTTAAATCTTCAAAAGAAGAGATAGAAGCAAAAATTCAAGAGTATAATGGTATCGTAATTCGAAGCAGATTCAAGATTGATAAGGCTTTTTTGGATAAAGCAACAAAGTTGCAATTTATTGCAAGGGTTGGCGCAGGCCTTGAAAGTATTGATTGTGAGTATGCTTCTGCAAGGGGAATTCACCTGATTGCCGCTCCTGAGGGAAATCGCAATGCTGTTGCAGAACATTCGCTTGGCGTAATTTTATCTCTCTTTAATAATCTGAATCAAGCTGATGCAGAAGTGAAAGCAGGGCATTGGAATCGTGAAAGCAATCGCGGTCATGAATTGGATTTAAAAACAGTTGGAATCATTGGCTACGGAAACATGGGAAAAGCTTTTGCTAAAAAACTGAGAGGTTTTGACACAGAAGTTTTATGCTATGATATTTTGGACAATGTTGGTGATGAAAATGCGAGACAAGTTTCGTTGGAAGAATTACGCGAAAAAACAGATGTTTTAAGCCTTCACCTTCCTTGGACACCAGAAACGGATAAAATGGTTAACAAAAGCTTTATAAATGCGTTTAAAAAGCCATTTTGGATCATCAATACTTCTCGTGGTAAAAACATCGTTACAGCAGATTTGGTTGAAGCCATGAAAGAGAAAAAAGTGCTAGGAGCAGGTTTGGATGTTTTGGAATATGAAAAACTTTCGTTTGAGACTTTATTCCAGGAAAATAATACGCCAGAAGCGCTTCAATATCTTATGGAGGCCAAAAATGTCTTGCTGACGCCTCATATTGCAGGTTGGACTTTTGAAAGTCATGAGCGTCTGGCACAAGTAATTGTAGATAAAATTAAAGCTGTGTACGGTAAAATCTAG
- the nhaA gene encoding Na+/H+ antiporter NhaA has protein sequence MKLTKTFKAFFENEKSGGIILLFVTILSLYLANSSFHIPYVAFWEKEISGHSLTHWINDGLMTIFFLLIGLELEREIYHGELSNIKNASLPIMAAFGGMLVPAAIFLALNYGTTTQNGAGIPMATDIAFAIGILSLLGNKVPTSLKVFLTALAVIDDLGAIIVIAVFYTTSISFLNLGIALGIWGLLFVLNRMKIHNLIPYLIGGAIMWYFMLNSGVHATITGVILAFVIPFGDGGEKTSSYRLQHFLHQPVAFFILPLFAIANTAITITENWHEGLDHVNTYGIILGLVVGKPLGILLFSSVGVTSGLCILPKNLKWSHILGAGMLGGIGFTMSIFITVLAFKNPEIVVFSKIAILIASFLAGLLGFVYLKYTLNKKTSKK, from the coding sequence ATGAAACTTACCAAGACTTTTAAAGCCTTTTTTGAAAACGAAAAATCGGGAGGAATTATCTTGCTCTTTGTCACGATTTTATCTCTCTATCTAGCCAACTCTTCTTTTCATATTCCGTATGTTGCTTTTTGGGAAAAAGAAATTTCGGGACATTCTCTAACGCATTGGATCAATGACGGATTGATGACTATTTTCTTCCTTTTGATCGGATTGGAGCTGGAACGCGAAATTTATCATGGTGAATTATCCAATATTAAGAATGCTTCTCTGCCAATTATGGCAGCTTTTGGAGGAATGCTGGTTCCGGCCGCAATTTTTTTGGCTTTAAATTACGGAACAACCACACAAAACGGAGCAGGAATTCCTATGGCAACTGATATTGCTTTTGCAATCGGAATTTTATCGCTTCTCGGAAACAAAGTTCCGACTTCGTTAAAAGTGTTTTTAACTGCTTTGGCTGTTATTGACGATTTGGGCGCTATAATTGTTATTGCCGTTTTTTACACCACATCAATCTCTTTTCTGAATCTTGGAATTGCTCTCGGAATTTGGGGTCTTTTATTTGTGTTAAACCGAATGAAAATCCACAATCTGATTCCATATCTTATTGGTGGAGCAATAATGTGGTATTTTATGCTTAATTCTGGTGTTCATGCAACCATTACGGGAGTGATTTTGGCATTTGTAATTCCGTTTGGCGATGGTGGAGAAAAAACTTCATCATATCGATTACAGCATTTTTTACACCAGCCGGTTGCTTTTTTTATACTGCCTTTGTTTGCAATAGCCAATACTGCTATAACAATTACCGAAAACTGGCACGAAGGTCTTGATCATGTCAATACGTACGGAATTATTCTGGGTCTTGTAGTTGGAAAGCCGCTTGGAATTTTACTTTTTTCTTCTGTTGGTGTCACCTCAGGTTTATGCATTTTGCCTAAAAATTTAAAGTGGTCGCACATTCTGGGTGCGGGAATGCTGGGCGGAATAGGTTTCACCATGTCAATTTTTATTACGGTTCTTGCTTTCAAAAATCCTGAAATTGTTGTTTTTTCTAAAATCGCGATTCTAATCGCTTCTTTCTTAGCCGGGCTTTTGGGATTTGTGTATTTAAAATATACTCTGAATAAAAAAACTAGCAAAAAATGA
- the proC gene encoding pyrroline-5-carboxylate reductase: MKVHIIGGGNLGVSIALGIAKFSKNNQVTVTRRNTASIQYLSEYGITVSNDNKHNIQEADVVILTIKPYQVDTVLAEILPVIQNKTIASAVSGLSLDMLQSKTNFEYPVVRIMPNIAAQFGESATCISFPEKYKENASPVVDLFQDLGTAPVIDEKLMDAATVLGACGTAYALRYIRASMQAGIEIGFDSNTALAIAAQTVKGAAKMLLEERVHPEQLIDRVTTPQGCTIVGLNEMEHNGFSSSLIKGIKTSLKQIKG; encoded by the coding sequence ATGAAAGTACACATTATTGGAGGAGGAAACCTTGGGGTTTCTATTGCCTTGGGAATTGCTAAATTCTCGAAAAACAACCAAGTTACTGTCACAAGGAGAAACACTGCAAGTATTCAATATTTATCAGAATACGGAATTACGGTTTCTAACGATAATAAACACAACATTCAAGAAGCTGATGTTGTAATCTTAACCATTAAACCTTATCAGGTAGATACGGTTTTGGCCGAAATTCTGCCCGTTATCCAAAACAAAACAATTGCTTCAGCTGTTAGCGGATTGTCTTTGGATATGCTTCAGTCTAAAACTAATTTTGAATACCCTGTAGTGCGCATTATGCCAAATATTGCTGCGCAGTTTGGAGAATCGGCAACTTGTATTTCCTTCCCAGAAAAATACAAAGAAAATGCCTCGCCGGTTGTTGATCTATTTCAAGATTTAGGAACAGCTCCTGTAATCGACGAAAAATTAATGGATGCAGCGACAGTTTTGGGCGCGTGCGGAACGGCGTATGCATTGCGTTACATTCGTGCGTCTATGCAAGCAGGAATCGAAATTGGATTTGATTCTAACACGGCTTTAGCAATTGCGGCTCAAACGGTAAAAGGAGCGGCAAAAATGCTTCTGGAAGAACGAGTGCACCCAGAACAATTAATCGACCGTGTAACAACACCGCAAGGCTGTACAATCGTTGGTTTAAATGAAATGGAGCACAATGGTTTCAGTTCATCATTAATTAAAGGAATCAAAACTTCTTTGAAACAAATCAAAGGTTAG
- the mgtE gene encoding magnesium transporter, whose product MEFKVSKEFIHQLEELINKKNDSELEVLLNDLHHADIAEILDELDFDEATYIFKVLDSDKTAEILLELEEDLRENILSRLSPKEIAEELDELETNDAADIIAELSQEIKAEVISELVDVEHAKDIVDLLRYDENTAGGLMGKELVKVNENWTVLTCVKEMRIQAENVSRVHSIYVVDDENRLKGRLSLKDLLTSSTKTQIGDVYIRKLNFVKVDTEDVEVARIMQKYDLEAIPVVDELGRLVGRITIDDIVDVIKEEADKDYQLAAGITQDVESNDSVYELTKARLPWLLIGMVIEIVASFVLKGNESTFQKYSTLIIFVPLLSATAGNIGVQASAIVVQGLANGTLKDFSRGYFTKEITVSMISGSIISLLLLGYHSIMYQQYLVGFAISISMIVVILFAATLGTLVPLFLNKNKIDPAIATGPFITTTNDVFGIMLYFGVANLILGF is encoded by the coding sequence ATGGAGTTCAAAGTTAGTAAAGAATTTATACATCAGTTAGAGGAGCTAATCAATAAGAAAAACGACAGTGAACTGGAAGTTTTGCTTAATGATCTGCATCATGCCGATATTGCCGAAATTTTAGACGAATTAGATTTCGATGAGGCAACCTACATCTTTAAGGTTCTAGATAGTGATAAAACGGCAGAAATTCTTCTGGAACTGGAAGAAGATCTGCGTGAAAACATCTTAAGCCGCCTTTCGCCAAAAGAAATTGCAGAAGAGCTTGATGAGCTTGAAACCAATGACGCTGCCGACATTATCGCCGAACTTTCGCAGGAAATAAAAGCAGAGGTAATCTCTGAGCTTGTCGACGTTGAACACGCTAAAGACATTGTTGATCTTTTGCGCTACGACGAAAACACTGCTGGTGGTTTGATGGGAAAAGAGCTTGTAAAAGTGAATGAAAATTGGACTGTCTTAACCTGCGTGAAAGAAATGCGAATTCAGGCAGAAAATGTTTCTAGAGTACATTCAATTTACGTAGTAGACGATGAAAACCGATTAAAAGGCAGATTATCGCTTAAAGATTTATTGACTTCTTCGACCAAAACGCAAATTGGCGACGTTTATATCCGAAAATTAAATTTTGTAAAAGTTGATACCGAAGACGTTGAGGTAGCTCGTATCATGCAGAAATACGACTTAGAAGCTATTCCGGTAGTTGATGAGTTAGGCCGATTGGTGGGAAGAATTACCATCGACGATATCGTAGACGTAATCAAGGAAGAAGCTGATAAAGATTACCAGTTAGCAGCCGGTATTACGCAAGACGTTGAATCGAATGACAGTGTTTACGAACTGACAAAAGCGCGCCTGCCTTGGCTTTTGATAGGAATGGTGATCGAAATTGTAGCATCATTTGTTTTAAAAGGAAACGAAAGCACTTTTCAAAAATATTCTACTTTAATCATATTTGTGCCATTGCTTTCTGCTACTGCAGGAAATATTGGGGTTCAAGCTTCGGCAATCGTTGTGCAAGGTTTGGCCAATGGAACTTTAAAAGATTTCAGCCGTGGTTATTTTACCAAAGAAATTACCGTTTCGATGATTTCTGGAAGCATCATTTCGCTGCTTTTATTAGGGTATCATTCTATTATGTATCAGCAGTATTTAGTAGGATTTGCGATTTCAATTTCGATGATTGTGGTAATTCTTTTTGCAGCAACTTTAGGAACTTTAGTCCCGCTTTTCTTGAACAAAAATAAAATCGATCCCGCAATCGCGACCGGCCCGTTTATTACAACGACCAACGACGTATTCGGAATTATGCTCTACTTTGGAGTGGCAAACCTGATTCTTGGATTCTAG
- the rsmA gene encoding 16S rRNA (adenine(1518)-N(6)/adenine(1519)-N(6))-dimethyltransferase RsmA: protein MEKVKAKKHLGQHFLKDESIAKAIADTLTFKGYDEVLEIGPGMGVLTKYLLEKPINTHVIEIDTESVAYLDANYPKLKDKIISQDFLKYNINEVYHNKQFAIIGNFPYNISSQIVFRTLELRDQIPEFSGMFQKEVAERICEKKGSKTYGILSVLAQAFYDTEYLFTVNENVFIPPPKVKSGVMRMTRKEDYSLPCSEKLFFTVVKTAFQQRRKTLRNSLKTLNLSDNLREDTIFDKRPEQLSVDEFIELTLKIEANGVQS, encoded by the coding sequence ATGGAAAAAGTAAAAGCAAAAAAACATTTAGGACAGCACTTTCTTAAAGATGAAAGTATCGCAAAAGCTATTGCAGACACTTTGACCTTTAAAGGATATGATGAGGTTTTAGAAATAGGACCAGGGATGGGTGTGCTAACTAAGTATTTGCTTGAAAAACCAATCAACACGCACGTTATTGAAATCGATACCGAATCGGTAGCGTATCTGGATGCCAATTATCCGAAATTAAAAGACAAGATTATCTCTCAGGATTTCCTGAAGTATAATATAAATGAAGTTTACCACAATAAACAGTTTGCCATAATTGGCAACTTTCCGTACAATATTTCTTCTCAGATTGTTTTTAGGACATTAGAGCTTAGAGACCAGATTCCAGAATTTTCAGGAATGTTTCAAAAGGAAGTAGCCGAACGCATCTGCGAAAAGAAAGGCTCAAAAACGTACGGAATATTATCAGTTTTAGCTCAGGCTTTCTATGATACAGAGTACCTGTTTACGGTTAATGAAAACGTTTTTATTCCTCCGCCCAAGGTGAAGTCGGGTGTGATGAGAATGACCCGAAAGGAAGATTACAGTCTTCCTTGCAGCGAAAAGTTGTTTTTTACAGTTGTAAAAACCGCTTTTCAGCAGAGACGAAAAACATTACGTAACAGTTTGAAAACATTAAATTTATCAGACAATTTGCGAGAAGACACTATCTTTGATAAACGTCCGGAGCAGCTTAGCGTAGATGAATTTATTGAACTAACTCTAAAAATAGAAGCCAATGGAGTTCAAAGTTAG
- a CDS encoding DUF4286 family protein — protein sequence MIIYNVTTNIHESVHDQWLKWMQEKHIPEILATNKFSSARIVKVLVEEEMGGITYSVQYVTDSKETLEKFYIEDEPEFHREALGLFADKMLSFRTELEVVSEH from the coding sequence ATGATTATTTACAACGTTACCACAAACATACACGAAAGCGTTCACGACCAATGGTTAAAATGGATGCAGGAAAAACACATACCAGAAATTCTGGCGACCAATAAATTTTCTTCAGCACGAATTGTAAAAGTTCTCGTTGAAGAAGAAATGGGGGGAATTACTTATTCTGTTCAATATGTTACAGACAGCAAAGAAACGCTTGAGAAGTTTTATATCGAAGACGAACCAGAATTTCATAGAGAAGCTTTAGGTTTATTTGCCGATAAAATGCTTTCTTTCAGAACAGAATTGGAGGTTGTTTCGGAGCACTAA
- a CDS encoding tetratricopeptide repeat protein, producing MKNILIYIVLLCSGFAFGQNEQLAQYYYDKGDFEKAKISYEELLRSAPSNTQYFLRTVDCYQQLQQFANAEKAIQDRYNRYKQGVFLVELGYNFQLQKNDSKAKNYYEQAIEKIKANPNDVYGVASSFEKKVLLEYALKAYQTAMQVQPNFNFNFQIGMLYGQLGKTDLMIDLLLTESFTNPQNTNLIQTQLSRFMNGETDNTAFKDAMRKALILKTQKDQDVFWNHYLSWFYVQQKEFGKAFIQEKAIYKREPESLMSIVNLSQFAMNEGDNDTAEEILNFILQNTKDLGLQIQSNAYLMQIKIDKAQEKDYPIIDQELKQLLATYEISPFTLSLQIIQAHFLAFNLKKTEEGKAVVKKALELNLNEYQKADAKMELADILLLEEKYNQALIYYSQIQLDLKNDVMAHEASLKAAKTSYYKGDFEWANKQFKELKAANTQLIANDALEYFLLINDNTAADSTQVALKQFAKGDFLIYQNKKQEAIAQFQNILKNFKGQEIEAVTLLRLGKVYESQKDFASALSQYQQIIDNHSDGIYVDEALFFSAEIYNDELKDVEKAKPLYEKVIFNHQDSIYFVDARKKYRELRGDKNL from the coding sequence ATGAAAAACATATTGATTTATATAGTTTTGTTATGTTCTGGTTTTGCGTTTGGCCAAAACGAGCAGCTGGCTCAATATTACTATGACAAAGGTGATTTCGAAAAAGCTAAAATCAGTTACGAAGAGCTTTTGCGAAGTGCGCCATCCAATACGCAGTATTTTTTAAGAACCGTCGATTGCTATCAGCAATTGCAGCAATTTGCCAACGCAGAAAAAGCTATTCAAGATCGTTACAACCGCTACAAACAAGGCGTTTTTTTGGTTGAGTTGGGATATAATTTCCAGTTGCAGAAAAACGATTCGAAAGCTAAAAATTATTACGAACAAGCCATCGAGAAAATAAAAGCAAACCCAAATGACGTTTACGGAGTTGCCAGTTCGTTTGAGAAAAAAGTATTGCTGGAATATGCCTTAAAAGCGTATCAGACCGCAATGCAGGTGCAGCCCAATTTTAACTTCAATTTTCAAATCGGAATGCTGTACGGACAATTGGGAAAAACCGATTTGATGATCGATTTATTGTTGACAGAATCTTTTACAAATCCTCAAAACACCAATCTGATCCAGACGCAATTGTCCCGATTCATGAATGGCGAAACAGACAATACAGCTTTTAAAGATGCAATGCGTAAGGCGTTAATTCTGAAAACTCAAAAAGATCAAGATGTTTTCTGGAATCATTACCTAAGCTGGTTTTATGTGCAGCAGAAAGAATTTGGAAAAGCATTTATTCAAGAAAAAGCCATTTACAAGCGTGAGCCAGAATCGTTGATGAGCATTGTCAATTTGAGCCAGTTTGCGATGAATGAAGGAGATAATGATACAGCAGAAGAAATTCTGAACTTCATTCTCCAAAACACAAAAGATTTAGGCTTGCAGATTCAGTCAAACGCCTATTTAATGCAGATTAAAATTGATAAAGCCCAGGAAAAAGATTATCCAATTATCGATCAGGAATTAAAGCAATTGCTGGCAACTTACGAAATCAGTCCTTTTACCTTATCTTTGCAAATCATTCAAGCCCATTTTTTGGCTTTTAATTTAAAAAAGACAGAAGAAGGAAAGGCAGTGGTCAAAAAAGCTTTAGAATTAAATCTAAACGAATATCAAAAAGCCGACGCCAAAATGGAACTGGCCGATATTTTGCTTTTGGAAGAAAAATACAATCAGGCGCTGATTTACTATTCGCAGATTCAATTGGATTTAAAGAATGATGTCATGGCGCACGAAGCAAGTTTGAAAGCAGCAAAGACGAGTTATTACAAAGGCGATTTTGAATGGGCGAATAAACAATTCAAAGAGTTAAAAGCAGCAAACACGCAGTTGATTGCCAACGATGCTCTAGAATATTTTTTACTGATTAATGACAATACTGCCGCAGACTCGACTCAAGTCGCTTTGAAGCAGTTTGCAAAAGGAGATTTTTTAATTTATCAGAATAAAAAACAAGAAGCGATAGCACAGTTTCAGAATATCCTAAAAAACTTTAAAGGTCAGGAAATAGAAGCTGTAACGTTATTGCGTTTAGGAAAAGTTTACGAAAGCCAGAAAGATTTTGCTTCTGCTTTAAGCCAATATCAGCAGATTATTGACAATCACAGCGACGGAATTTATGTGGATGAAGCACTGTTTTTCTCAGCCGAAATTTACAATGACGAGCTAAAAGATGTAGAAAAAGCAAAACCGCTTTATGAAAAGGTAATTTTTAACCATCAAGACAGTATTTACTTTGTTGATGCTAGAAAAAAATACCGCGAGTTAAGAGGGGATAAGAATTTATAA